The Panicum hallii strain FIL2 chromosome 9, PHallii_v3.1, whole genome shotgun sequence genome has a window encoding:
- the LOC112875327 gene encoding uncharacterized protein LOC112875327 — protein sequence MAKMSCFPTLLAAGRKKKNHKVAAAKVSGNECPKVKPVEFIDAPVAPGGGEFENKVAPRDVEFAAAADMVPVASHEGGDQFVAAKASVKGGDLSDFEFDFHVPNKSDGDGVEKRATDTAANAAVIAGDAEAEPSPKLKRSCSNIETKRPGPREALEMPARSRSYGDLGDLIGGLALDTSATPHGAPEASPASVKTSHTADRVMLKKRSSSQVLPSRSRKLWWRLFLWSHRNLHRPGSARPVEACSPGRHGGYTSDTLEEGPAADRKNKKIMVDDSPSASNQWVAFCAENSLHDRVSAWVCSIENEPPFRIAEVDENYDGVGNMDDDDEHGECAARPRPVELVESSSGKNHGKSKRCAAADEVVQANTIVQSLNAFSSVAHISGMGLKVVPMIAPFSSLRAVNLSSNFIVHISPGSLPKGLHSLDLSRNKIANIEGLRELTKLRVLNLSYNRISRIGHGLSNCTAIRELYLAGNKISDVEGLHRLLKLAVLDLSFNKITTAKALGQLVANYHSLLALNLVGNPVQANVGDDALRRTVTGLLPNLAYLNKQPVKPQRSAREVATDSVARAALGGSGSGSRSLRKRASRRLTQSPRSSSLTRGRSGGGDGSVRSRSKGRHHG from the exons ATGGCCAAGATGAGCTGCTTCCCCACTCTGCTCGCCGCCggcaggaagaagaagaaccacaAGGTCGCCGCCGCCAAGGTCAGCGGCAACGAGTGCCCCAAGGTGAAGCCGGTCGAGTTCATCGATGCCCCAGTTGCTCCCGGCGGCGGGGAATTCGAGAACAAGGTCGCGCCGCGCGACGTCgagttcgccgccgccgcggataTGGTCCCCGTGGCGTCCCACGAAGGAGGTGATCAATTCGTCGCCGCCAAGGCGTCGGTTAAGGGGGGCGATCTGTCAGATTTTGAATTCGACTTCCACGTGCCCAACAAGTCAGACGGCGACGGCGTGGAGAAGCGAGCCACCGACACGGCAGCGAACGCCGCGGTGATCGCGGGCGACGCGGAGGCGGAGCCGTCGCCCAAGCTGAAGCGGTCTTGCTCCAACATCGAGACCAAGCGGCCCGGCCCACGCGAAGCGCTGGAGATGCCGGCGCGGTCGCGCTCCTACGGCGATCTGGGGGATCTGATCGGTGGCCTCGCCCTGGACACGTCGGCAACTCCGCACGGGGCGCCGGAGGCGAGCCCGGCATCGGTCAAGACGTCGCACACTGCCGACCGCGTCATGCTCAAGAAGCGGTCGTCGAGCCAGGTGCTGCCCTCGCGTAGCCGGAAGCTCTGGTGGCGGCTCTTCCTCTGGAGCCACCGCAACCTGCACCGACCGGGGTCGGCGCGCCCGGTCGAGGCGTGCTCTCCGGGTCGCCACGGAGGATACACCTCGGACACGCTCGAGGAGGGCCCGGCCGCAGACCgcaagaacaagaagatcatGGTTGACGACTCGCCGTCTGCGTCGAACCAGTGGGTCGCCTTCTGCGCCGAGAACTCCCTCCACGACCGCGTCAGCGCCTGGGTGTGCAGCATCGAGAACGAGCCTCCGTTCCGCATCGCCGAGGTGGACGAAAACTATGATGGAGTGGGCAACATGGATGACGACGATGAGCACGGCGAGTGCGCGGCGCGCCCGCGTCCCGTCGAGCTGGTGGAGTCATCTTCAGGGAAGAACCACGGCAAGTCCAAGCGTTGCGCGGCGGCCGACGAGGTCGTCCAGGCCAACACCATCGTACAGTCCCTGAACGCCTTCTCGTCGGTGGCGCACATATCTGGGATGGGGCTCAAGGTCGTGCCGATGATCGCGCCGTTCTCGAGCCTCCGAGCCGTCAACCTCTCCAGCAACTTCATCG TTCACATCTCCCCAGGATCGCTGCCGAAGGGCCTGCACTCGCTCGATCTATCGAGGAACAAGATTGCAAACATCGAGGGGCTCCGGGAGCTGACGAAGCTGCGCGTGCTGAATCTCAGCTACAACCGGATTTCGCGCATCGGGCACG GGCTGTCGAACTGCACGGCGATCCGGGAGCTGTACCTGGCTGGCAACAAGATCAGCGACGTGGAGGGCCTCCACCGGCTGCTGAAGCTGGCGGTGCTGGACCTGAGCTTCAACAAGATCACGACGGCCAAGGCGCTGGGCCAGCTGGTGGCCAACTACCACTCCCTCCTGGCACTCAACCTGGTGGGCAACCCGGTGCAGGCCAACGTCGGCGACGACGCGCTGCGCCGGACCGTGACGGGCCTCCTCCCGAACCTGGCCTACCTGAACAAGCAGCCTGTGAAGCCGCAGCGCAGCGCGCGGGAGGTGGCCACGGACAGCGTCGCGCGCGCCGCGCTCGGCGGGTCGGGCTCCGGCAGCCGGAGCCTGCGGAAGAGGGCGTCGCGGCGGCTCACCCAGAGCCCCCGGTCGTCGTCGCTGACGAGGGGCCGTAGCGGCGGTGGGGACGGCAGCGTGAGGAGCAGGTCTAAGGGAAGGCACCACGGCTGA
- the LOC112876929 gene encoding protein EXORDIUM-like, translating to MHALPCLLGSPRSTARASNNDTQHVTNAIIHTHPIYTYILSLHCNPCLSLTVAYCSAMENPGSFGAGCRLLLALLVIAFARPCHSSLYHLPPPVMIYHAGAVLDGAVPVSVLYYGAFSPHQKAIVADFLLSLSPRGRQPQHHWFGAPGPAPAPSVARWWETVDRYVRKADRDPPRVLLASQVHDEACSLGKTLSRLQVERLAVRLGVAPGGVAVVLTAADVAVEGQCSSACGAHGASAPGGAAHVWVGNAAVQCPGRCAWPFHPAEGAAYGARHAPGRSGRGGETLRAPNGDVGVDGMLVNLAAMLAGAVTNPYGHGFFQGDPGAPVEVAAACPGVYGRGAYPGYPGAVRLDTVTGAGYNVVGRNGRKYLVPALVDPDNYSCIIMS from the coding sequence ATGCATGCCTTGCCTTGCCTGCTCGGCTCGCCCCGCTCGACGGCTCGAGCAAGCAACAACGATACCCAGCACGTCACCAATGCAATAATCCACACCCACcctatatatacatatatattgtCGCTGCATTGCAACCCCTGCTTAAGCTTAACGGTCGCATACTGTTCGGCCATGGAGAACCCAGGGTCGTTCGGCGCCGGCtgccgcctcctcctcgccctgcTGGTGATCGCCTTCGCGCGCCCGTGCCATTCCTCCCTGTACCACCTGCCGCCGCCCGTCATGATCTACCACGCCGGCGCGGTGCTCGACGGCGCCGTGCCGGTCTCCGTCCTCTACTACGGCGCCTTCTCGCCGCACCAGAAGGCCATCGTGGCCGACTttctgctctccctctccccgcGCGGGCGCCAGCCGCAGCACCACTGGTTCGGCGCGCCGGGCCCCGCCCCGGCGCCGTCGGTGGCGCGATGGTGGGAGACCGTGGACCGGTACGTGCGCAAGGCCGACCGGGACCCGCCGCGGGTGCTGCTGGCCAGCCAGGTGCACGACGAGGCGTGCTCCCTTGGGAAGACGCTCTCCAGGCTCCAGGTTGAGCGGCTGGCGGTGCGCCTCGGCGTGGCGCCCGGGGGCGTGGCCGTCGTGCTCACGGCAGCCGACGTCGCCGTCGAGGGGCAGTGCAGCAGCGCGTGCGGGGCGCACGGGGCCTCCGCGCCGGGGGGCGCAGCGCACGTCTGGGTGGGCAACGCCGCCGTGCAGTGCCCCGGCCGGTGCGCGTGGCCGTTCCACCCCGCGGAGGGCGCGGCCTACGGCGCGCGACACGCGCCCGGGcgcagcggccgcggcggcgagacACTGCGCGCGCCGAACGGCGACGTCGGCGTGGACGGCATGCTCGTCAATCTGGCGGCGATGCTAGCCGGCGCGGTCACCAACCCGTACGGCCACGGATTCTTCCAGGGCGACCCTGGCGCACCGGTCGAGGTGGCGGCCGCGTGCCCGGGTGTCTACGGCCGCGGCGCGTATCCGGGGTACCCCGGCGCGGTGAGGCTGGACACGGTCACTGGTGCGGGGTACAACGTTGTGGGCAGGAACGGCAGGAAGTACCTCGTGCCGGCGCTGGTCGACCCCGACAACTACTCCTGCATCATCATGTCGTAG